From Gossypium raimondii isolate GPD5lz chromosome 11, ASM2569854v1, whole genome shotgun sequence:
AATACATAACCATTATaacttcatatcatcaattcaaGTATACAAATTACGTTATTTTCAAATAGATAATCAATTATCACATACCTGGTCACTTAGCCTGATTTAAACATTCGTACACAACTTAtctttacccgttgaaccatttggaattaaaaaggatactcggatagtcggaaggctcgtacaatgccaacgtcctagacgtggtcttacatgtaatcacatatcgatgccattgtcccagacagggtcttacactaATCAAATGCgttgccaatgtcccagacatggtcttacacgtataCACAAttcaatgccaacgtcccaaacgtggtcttacacgaaaatacatatcgaaatcctatgtcatgacatatgtatcctaactattcctaaggCTCATACGGGGCTTTCGGACGTCGTAACTCAGTCGAAACGAATTCATAAACATGTTGCCAAGCTTGTACACATTCggctaatacatatatttattcacatattcatttcagcacatataattcacatttaattaaaaattataacatctATTTGCTTATGAACTTACGTCGGATATCGACGGACGGAATAGAcgactattcgattatttttgtttttccccgatccaaatccattttctttggttcatgatctaaacatattcaaattaaacttatttaaacataattccattcaatttagtccaaaaacacataaatgggcaaattaccattttgcccctgacattttacattttttacaatttagtccctattgcataaaacacaaaatacacaaaatttgcatttATCATGctagggccgaatattcctatAGTCCATctaagtccacacatttcatttatttcacattttgacccctcaatttacacttttcttaatttagtccttaatacacatttttatcaaaaattactaattaaaacatgaaaatctaacaaacatatatttattttccatcatctaacaacaaaaacaacaagcTCTCTTCAATGGCATATCACAAAACACACAaccaattaaaaaattcaagcatgggcttTGTAGTACTcgaagcaacaatctcaaaaacgtaaaaatcatcaaaaactgaAACTGAAATATACCTTGATTGAGCTTAGTAATGGCCGAATGCTTCAaagctcttttcttttctttttctttagcaACTTTCGGCAAGATGAACATGATAAtgcttttaatttatgttttgttttattataaatacattataatattttatttactaatttaaactttataagttaatatatataacatataatataaggtcaTTCTTGACAATTTTCATCCACTAACTTATATAGTGGGCTAATTGCATCATAGaacctccaaattataaagacaacaacaattaggcactttcatatttaaccattaaatttttattttacgcgattaagccctttttcaaatttagcagacaaacaataaataaattcacgaaactttcacatatgtaaattcacacatagttaacaaaaaaataatattaaaatatttttcagactcagatttgtggtcccgaaaccactgttctgattagGATCAAAATCAGGCTGTCACACGACAGCTAGAGGATCAAAATGCCTCGTTCCTTTTAAAGTTGGGTTTCAATCTTGTCTCCAAAAAAATACTTTGTGGGTACAAGTCATATAATCCAAATATCGAATGACAGAGGTAGTCCCAAAAAAATCATACATGGAAATTGCTCAGCTGTTTGGAGAGGAATTGCAAAATTTTGGCCATTACTAAAAGGGAATATATGTTGGTCCATTGGTATAGGGGCCATTATTAGATGTTGGGAAGACTCATGGGTCCTAAAAATAGGTCCGCTCAAAGCACATTCATCACCAATGGAAGGATTAGATCTGAAGTGTTTAGTCAAAGACATGGTTACAGAAGAGGGTTCACGAGACATTGTAGCATTTAGGAACTGGCTGAAAAAAGATATAGTCCGGAAGATTACAAACATTCCTCCCTCGTACCCCCTAACAGGCCCAAACAAATTTTTTTGGATTCACATGTCCAATGCAGAGTTCTCAATCAAAAGCGCATATTAAATGCTAAGAGAAAGCACAAGGAATGAGCAGGATGGTAAATGTAAGGACATTTGAAGATTCCGAGGACCGCAATGGGTTCGGTTTTTCTTATGGCTAGTTTATAAACAATGTTTACTTACTAACCTTGAACAAGTTAAAAGAGGAATTATCCAAACTGAAGCCTGCCCAATGTGCTATTGCAAAATAAAAGACATTTTACATTTCGTTAGAGATTATTCGGTTGCTAAAGGCACCTGGAAATTGATCGTGCTAGAAGCAAGATGGTCTCAGTGTTTCTCCGGCAATCTGCTTGAGTGGATTAGGACAAATTTAGGAATCCATGGACAATTGATAAGGCATGGAGTCCCTTGGTCAACGCTTTTTCAGAATTTTAATATGGCGATTATGGAAAAATAGAAATCTATTTGTCTTCTAAGGACTCCCATAGAGTTCTATGGAAGTTATTAAAGCTTTAACAAGTTAGGCAAAGCAGTATAATGAAGTCAGTAGTAGGGAATTACTTAGGAGTAGTACTTTAGATTATCTTTCAATGAATTGTTTAAATAATAGGATAGGAGAATGTCAGTTCTTGTAAAAGTTTTTAGGATTTTCTTTtcaccaaattttttaaataaaatttatatgattaaggTTTGGGTTTGGATTTAAAACTGAATTGAAACAAagaattaactaaaatattacaaattttattgaaatttaaatttcatttattaactGAGGTGGGATGTAGTCATTTTAAACAATTCTTTTATTCAAAGTCGACATTTTTATTCTACCTTCAAATTTATTCTgctaataaaattgaattgcaCCAATAATAGTAAAGAACAAGAAAACAAATAGTTTTCATTcaatataagttttattttcaagatttttagAACCTTAAGTTAAAACTTCAATAAGAGATGAAGAtgagaaattataattaattataattatatttaaataaaattttaagtatttattagaaaatcttttaaatttttaatattttatttattaatgagaATTGTGATGCATTGATGGTGCATTGAACTCATTCACcataatacattaaatattatcctatttattattaataaaattataaataaaattaatattttaataattattaatgtgttctgtaaaaaaatattattaatgtgTAGATTAATGAATCACGGGATATCACAtgctaaatatataattattatacttattcttaaaaaaatatattcattttctaAGGAGtcataatcatatttttttattcatttattaatccAAAGGAAAATACTTTTAACCCAAAAGAAAATACTTTGAAAAAGTATGCGGCTCAGGAGTAAAGACTGGTTAaccaaatttattcattatttaacaACAACTCATAAAATTCCGTAAGCTACTCTCAACCTACTGAGCGTGGCCACCACCGTTGCCACCGCCGCTTCCGCCAGCTTCCTTCCCAAAATTAATATTGGTTCCATCGAGACTGTGATGATCACCACCAGAGCTACCGTCATAGCCTCCACCATTTCGGCCATCTGTGGGGCGGCTCCTGCATGATTGAGCTTGGTTAAGTGCTCGAGTAAAATCCCTCATAGCTTCCTCTATCAATTCCTTCATGGTTTCGTCGTCAAGTTCCTGACCGTTATTCTCGTTAACTTTATCACCTCCTGTTGCCAATACAACGTCCAACAAATCATCGGTTATTTTTGCCATGGCTTTATACACTGAAAGTACTCTCTTATTTTCTGCAAGTGCACTTTCGGCAGGTCTCAGCAATGCTTCTATGGATGTTTTCTCGTTCCGCATCATTTCCAGTTCAGCTTTCATGGTTTCAAGTACGTCCAGCATCCAACAtgtaaaaaggagaaaaaaggaGTAAAAAGGTAAGCGTTGGACGTTGCATGGCGTTTAAAGGGGGAATAACAAATGGTACAATACCTGCCAATTAATctttcatataaataattagcttaggttataaaaaggaaaaagaaaacactgAAATTAAGATTATAAAGCGAAATGTTTACCATCTGAGAAAGAGTTATGAGGAGAGCCGGGAGAATTGAGCGTGAAAATTTGAGGATGATGGCGTGTAATTGAGTAATAAATTTATAGGAATATTCAGGCGTGAAAAACATCACGTTCCCAAAAAGCGCGTATCCTTGAAGTCTATAACTGATATTAAAGAATTTCGCTATTTGCGTTCCCTACGGTATCCAAAGAGgacaaataaagaaataaaaaccctactaattttctattatttttgctTTCAAGTTTGGACAgagactattttttttttaaatcaactattatttgaaacaaaaatgcaATAactccatatatatattttgtccACGCAATAACTCCATATTTAGATGTGATATATGTTAAGATAGTTACACTTAACTCTCTATTTATTTACAAGATGGGCCTCTTTCGTTTTTAAAAATGCTATGCTTATCTTTCACTATATTAGTAGATTATTCGAGCCAAAGTTTagcttttaataatttttaagtttcgaTTCCGTCAGGTTTGTCCATGAGAAAATTTATCCTTCGAGCAAAACGTAATGGTCAACCATTGTTAAAAGCTTCATTTGGatgatacttttatttttaaataaaccaaaagaacTAAAATAGCATTAATTAGGCGAAACTTGTTTGATTTCTCTCAATGCTTACCTCACCAAGCACCAACTTCTTTGATTTTCTGTTATTATAGTACATTTCATTCTttatgtgatattttaatttcttaagaCATCAACCACAGGTGACcgtcactacaccaaaacaggtctttagcggtatttttttaggcctttagcggcactttttacCGCCACTAAAGGTGTTTGCGACGTTTccacaagcgccgcaaaaaaggcCGCTAACGAAAACATCGCTaacgtttgcagcgtttacaaacaaaaacgccgctaaagagcatgttctttagcggcgttttcttctaagcgctgctaaagaacatgatctttagtggcaATTTTTattaagcgccactaaagatcatgttctttagcggtgctttttttacaaacgccgctaaaggtcatgttctttagcggcgcttttatacaaaaacgccactatttttgggatttttttatattaaatttttcattttttcagccctcccgtagcaacaaatcaaaagcaaccagatctaaactagccaaaagtaataaatttatataatatttcaaattaaacgaataaaataatattaatatcaataaataaaagtgaattcatattacttttgcaaaaatgttaaaagttaaaatgataaaaatatttatgcaatacactatgacggcggaagttgcgactgaaacatcttcatcatactctgaagctgctgctagagttcgtcgtactttttgctctgctctgcttctctcgatgccgcatcagctttaagttgtagctggagttcttcatatttcttttgaacctctgcttctctcactgccgcctctgcttcccttgctgccgcctctgctttaagttgtagctggagttcttcatatttcctttgaacctcaattttggtcgcttgcatctgagtcatctggtcttttaacctctgaattTCAGCTTGAGCCCGActcccgaagccatgtattgtcATGagtggatccaaaatattgggttgggctaacaaaagatccttgaaatcgaacccgaccatacctttcagacCCAAAACTTGATAATAattcggttatcaatgtcttggGATGAATGAACTATTACTAGAaacaatcgcttcgtactccacctttttatcttttagtttttcctaataaataaatcacatagttaggaacgcaatatatattaaaaaaacatatgcaacataacaatagtcgtattacaagcaatgaattaaaccattagaaaataaacactataaataactaaaacaagtcaaatcgtattaagtaaacgtaccattattTAACCGGAGTCTAAGATAGCTTTCAAGTCTGAAGTCTCAGTTCACTCCAATTTTGCCTCTTGTTACTAAAATCATCTATGGTGACCAGAATTCCAGGCTTCTAGATACTATTTTCTCCTTCTCTGACGATGTTATCTGTGACTCCAAAGCTGCCCAAGTTACATGGGATTAGAATTCCATGAAGAAAAGGAAGTGTTGCTGAGACATACATCTCCATCATTTAGAGGAAGATGGGGATGTTATCTCGGAGCCTCCCCGTTAAGTGGGATTTGCTTTGACAATTATCTACCAGCTTTATGAAATTAAAGACATGAAGTCATATTAATCTCCATGGAATTTCGACCTAATTTGAACCTGATTAGaagttgttattttatttaagctttatttCGGCCTAATCTATTTTTTACTCATTatgaatagttttatttaagtgtatttgtttattttaagttgtaAAATTCGGTCCAAACCCACATAATATAGGCTAGATGAATTTCCCTtagtaaatttagtttttacttattttttatttcattaagcCCAACAATGGAAAAGGTTGCTGCCACCCAAAGGCTTTTAAAACTCCTAgtccatttaagaaaacttaattCTAGCCTATTACTTGTCTATATAAGAGCTGCCACCCCTATGTAAGACACATTCATTCACTTTCATTCTCTGATTAATAAGATTTTTACAGTATTTCTCTTGCAAGAATTTTAGATTTGCTTTCACAGTTAGGCCCTCTTTGCATTCTTTTTTGGAGTTTGTTGAAGTCTTTCTTCAATAGGttccataatcattttttttcttgattttgcTCATATGAATCTTTTTCTAATGCTCATCAATgtgttgaaattttaagttttaaggtCTAAATATTTCCCATAAAAACCTAAACCTATCTTAACAttcaataaactttaaaaccACAAATCAATTACTCCATTCTTATTATTCTCTTAGTTACtgtttcaatttgttgagatcTGTTAAAAACttgttgttttgttatttttcaaataaagaGCTATTAATCCAAATACAATTTTGCTTCTTTGGACTCCAAAACAACTTCTTGAATAAGATCCAAGCACCCCTTAATCAAATCTCCCTTTCTTGATCTCTCTCCCTTtgatttctatttattttgagttGATTACTGACTAGTTTTGAATATTTCTTTCCATATTTGTTTCAATAGCCTTAAAACTCATCAAGAacgatttttttcttctaaagaAAGCATCCTTACATCAAACTTGGGTGCCCATTGACAACCAAGtcattctttcctttttcttctttttcttcctttggTTTGCTTGatttctaatttgttttttcttacTTATTTCAGATTTGTTCGAACACTTAAAAATCCTTTAAGAATTGTTCTTTTGGATTCATAAAGACTTTAATTGATCAAATCTAAGGAGTTCATGTCCATTCCAATCTTCTTTGCTCGATTTTCAAGCTTCATTGGTTGTTTTATTTGTTGTCGATTTATCTAGTACATTCTTGGTTTCTTCTTTCGTTTCCATATTGCTTTGCTGATAAGAAAGGGTTTTCCTTCATTCTTTGGACCTTTTTCTTCACACAACTTGAAAGATCTCGATCTTAGTCCATTTCTTATATCACAATGACCCTGTATCCAGCCTCAGTGGAAGAACAAGCCACaacactttatttctttaaactCCACGAAATCAGATTATAGACAAGAAACACAATGTAAACTATAGTGGACAAGCAATCATCGTGACCACCAACCCAGTCAAAGTAAAAAAGCATGAAGCATTAGAGGATAATTCTTTAAAAGTAACGAACCTTAATCAGGCATCTTAACTAGATAACATAAAATACAACTTTCCCTGGCCTAGTGAGTTTTTCTTGGAAAACTTATAAATTGAGGCAACTTGTTGACAATAAATGCAATATCTGTTTGaattatttagtattttcaAAGCTATTTTTCTGTTTCAATAAGTCTTATTCTTTAAGAACAACTTTCTGCATTTGTTTAAACTAGTGGAGATCCTTATTTATAGGTGATATAGGTGTTTGTTGTGATTCTATATTTGTCATTTGtaaggctataaaagccaacTTTCTCTCTTCAATAAATGTGTCATTTATTTCCAACTTCCACTTGATTTTAACTTAACATTCTGGTATTCGAGCTAGGTTGTTGAGGAAATAAATGGATATGAGTGAAGAAAGAGTGAAAAGTCTTACAGAGATACCTCATTTTGATGGTCTTCACTACGACCATTAGAGTGAGCTGATGGAGAATCTATTGAGGTCCAAAAGATTGTGGAACCTAGTTGAAAAAGGCTTTGAGGAGCCTAAAACAACGACTGTGCTGATCATCACACAACAAACACAGATGGACGAGATAAAGATGAAGGATCACAAGGTCAAACACTATCTATGTCAAGCCATAGTTAGTGTTTTTTTAGTAGATTTTAGACAGACAAACCTTCAAAATTGTTTGAGATTCTTTAAAAAGCAAGTTTGGTGGAAATGAGAGAGTGAAAAAGGTTTGTTCTCAACACCTTAAGAAGAGAATTTGAGGTgttggaaatgaagaaaagagtaACAATCAAAGATTATTTTGCTAAAGTGATGGTTGTAGCAAACTAGATGTGAAGCAATGGGGAGATCATGTCTGACTCGGTGATCGTGGAGAAGATTTTGCGTACTTTGATAGAACGTTTCACCTATGTGGTAGTATCTATCAAAGAGGAAAAAGATacaggtaccatgtcagttgATG
This genomic window contains:
- the LOC105801593 gene encoding uncharacterized protein LOC105801593 encodes the protein MMRNEKTSIEALLRPAESALAENKRVLSVYKAMAKITDDLLDVVLATGGDKVNENNGQELDDETMKELIEEAMRDFTRALNQAQSCRSRPTDGRNGGGYDGSSGGDHHSLDGTNINFGKEAGGSGGGNGGGHAQ